In one window of Corynebacterium mycetoides DNA:
- a CDS encoding NAD(P)H-dependent glycerol-3-phosphate dehydrogenase yields the protein MVNVAVMGAGSWGTTLAKVFADAGNAVSLWARRAELADAINATHENADYLPGVTLPEAIVCTADPESALATAAIVVFAVPSQTMRENLTAWQPFLPADATLVSISKGIESGTHLRMTQIIAEITGANEERIAVLTGPNLAKEVAAEQPAATVIACTNLNRAKLVQAAIATGYMRPYTNTDVIGAEFGGACKNVIALACGMAAGLELGSNTQATLITRGLAEITRLGIELGADPRTFAGLAGMGDLVATCTSPLSRNRTFGAALSSGASVAEAKESTRGQVAEGVNSSQSIHQLAEEAGVDMPITAAVHAVCHEGAGVKDVIVALMGRSKKSE from the coding sequence ATGGTCAACGTCGCCGTGATGGGCGCGGGTTCCTGGGGCACCACGCTGGCGAAGGTGTTCGCGGACGCCGGCAACGCCGTGTCGCTGTGGGCGCGGCGCGCGGAGCTTGCCGACGCCATCAACGCCACGCACGAAAACGCCGACTACCTCCCCGGCGTCACCCTGCCCGAGGCCATCGTGTGCACCGCGGATCCGGAGTCCGCGCTGGCTACCGCCGCGATCGTGGTCTTCGCCGTCCCCAGCCAGACGATGCGCGAAAACCTCACGGCCTGGCAGCCGTTTTTGCCTGCCGACGCCACGCTGGTGTCCATCTCCAAGGGGATCGAGTCGGGCACGCACCTGCGCATGACCCAGATCATCGCCGAGATCACCGGGGCCAACGAGGAGCGTATCGCGGTGCTCACGGGCCCGAACCTGGCCAAGGAGGTCGCCGCCGAGCAGCCCGCCGCCACAGTGATTGCCTGCACGAACCTGAACCGGGCGAAGCTGGTGCAGGCCGCCATTGCCACCGGGTACATGCGCCCGTACACCAACACCGACGTCATCGGCGCCGAGTTCGGAGGCGCCTGCAAGAACGTCATCGCCCTGGCGTGCGGCATGGCGGCGGGACTGGAGCTGGGCAGCAACACCCAGGCCACCCTGATCACCCGCGGGCTGGCCGAGATCACCCGCCTGGGCATCGAGCTGGGGGCGGATCCGCGCACGTTCGCGGGGCTGGCCGGGATGGGCGACCTCGTGGCGACGTGCACCTCGCCGCTGTCGCGCAACCGCACGTTCGGCGCCGCGCTCAGCTCGGGGGCGAGCGTGGCCGAAGCGAAGGAGTCCACCAGGGGGCAGGTGGCTGAGGGTGTCAACTCGTCACAGTCGATCCACCAGCTCGCCGAGGAAGCCGGCGTGGACATGCCGATCACGGCGGCGGTGCACGCCGTGTGCCACGAGGGTGCGGGGGTCAAAGACGTCATCGTGGCGCTCATGGGTCGCTCGAAGAAATCGGAGTAG
- a CDS encoding D-alanine--D-alanine ligase family protein codes for MIRVAVIYGGRSTEHSISCISAGAIMDQLPRDTYEIFPVGITRDGAWVEGYLDPVAGATLPEVAGGREITLSLNPARRGVFADAATGETVAQVDVAFPVLHGKFGEDGTIQGLFELSGLPYVGPGVLSSACGMDKEYTKKLVVAAGIPVTEDVILRAGERITERDKQRLGLPVFVKPANGGSSIGVSKVSDWSELDAAVDLALESDSKVIVEAELIGDEVEVGVIEYPDGRVEASVPATLNGTEDADEGFYGFDAKYLDEGVTATIPAPYDAETTETIRRLAVTAFNALGCRGLSRVDFFLTDRGPVLNEVNTIPGFTSISMYPQMFKASGVEFPQLVHTLITSALARSPR; via the coding sequence GTGATTCGCGTAGCAGTTATCTACGGTGGGCGATCCACCGAACACTCCATTTCCTGCATCTCCGCCGGCGCCATCATGGACCAGCTGCCGAGGGACACCTACGAGATTTTCCCCGTGGGCATCACGCGCGACGGGGCGTGGGTTGAGGGCTACCTCGACCCGGTCGCCGGGGCGACGCTGCCGGAGGTCGCGGGCGGGCGAGAGATCACGCTGTCGCTCAACCCGGCACGCCGCGGGGTGTTCGCGGACGCAGCCACGGGAGAGACGGTGGCCCAGGTGGACGTCGCGTTCCCCGTCCTGCACGGAAAGTTCGGCGAGGACGGCACGATCCAGGGCCTCTTCGAGCTCTCCGGCCTGCCGTACGTGGGCCCGGGGGTCTTGAGCTCCGCCTGCGGGATGGACAAGGAGTACACGAAAAAGCTCGTCGTCGCCGCCGGGATCCCCGTCACCGAAGATGTCATCCTGCGCGCGGGCGAGCGCATCACGGAGCGCGACAAGCAGAGGCTCGGCCTGCCCGTATTCGTCAAGCCCGCCAACGGGGGGTCCTCCATCGGCGTGTCCAAGGTCAGCGACTGGTCCGAGCTCGACGCCGCTGTCGATCTCGCCCTCGAGTCGGACAGCAAGGTCATCGTCGAGGCGGAACTCATCGGCGACGAGGTCGAGGTCGGTGTCATCGAATACCCCGACGGGCGCGTCGAGGCCTCCGTGCCCGCCACCCTCAACGGCACCGAGGACGCCGACGAGGGCTTCTACGGCTTCGACGCCAAGTACCTCGACGAGGGGGTGACCGCGACCATCCCCGCGCCCTACGACGCGGAGACCACGGAGACGATCCGCCGCCTGGCCGTGACGGCCTTCAACGCGCTGGGCTGCCGCGGGCTATCCCGGGTGGATTTCTTTCTCACCGACCGCGGCCCCGTGCTCAACGAGGTCAACACCATTCCCGGGTTCACCTCAATCTCGATGTACCCGCAGATGTTCAAAGCGTCTGGGGTGGAATTCCCGCAGCTCGTGCACACGCTGATCACGAGCGCGCTGGCACGGTCTCCTCGATAG
- a CDS encoding DUF3515 domain-containing protein, which translates to MKMDPHSRTFVAISLVLAAVLVVGVLAGAKVYFNRVALQPVSMPELPSPEADSPECSSLVDALPDVVGGHRRAELAEPAPAGAAAWQSSSTQRVTLRCGVDMPLQYTEYTPTTEAGGARWMRIDDPVPGSTLTTWYTVDRSPAVAVTADGSAAPPISVVGAGALPRVDIPPAPAPLSQLPDGPAADSASCPDLLSALPDNIADGYERIDVPEPLTAAWRADGKEPIVVRCNVAHPDNYEPGLQLYQINGVTWFEDTAHSGGAGNSTWFALGRDAIVAAYLPQAGGNEAVTALSEVIEETIEETVPARS; encoded by the coding sequence ATGAAGATGGACCCGCACTCTCGAACGTTCGTGGCCATAAGCCTCGTCCTCGCGGCCGTGCTCGTGGTGGGAGTCCTCGCTGGTGCCAAAGTCTACTTCAACCGTGTCGCGCTCCAGCCCGTGTCCATGCCCGAGCTTCCCTCGCCCGAGGCGGATTCCCCCGAGTGCTCCTCGCTTGTCGACGCCCTCCCCGACGTCGTCGGTGGCCACCGGCGCGCCGAGCTGGCCGAGCCCGCCCCGGCCGGGGCCGCGGCGTGGCAGTCGTCGTCGACGCAGCGCGTCACCCTGCGCTGCGGTGTCGACATGCCCCTGCAGTACACGGAGTACACCCCCACAACTGAGGCGGGCGGGGCACGGTGGATGCGCATCGACGACCCGGTGCCCGGGTCGACGTTGACCACCTGGTATACGGTGGACCGCTCGCCTGCCGTCGCCGTCACCGCGGACGGGTCGGCCGCGCCCCCGATCTCCGTCGTGGGCGCCGGCGCGCTGCCCCGCGTGGACATCCCCCCGGCGCCCGCTCCCTTGTCGCAGCTGCCGGACGGCCCGGCGGCCGACTCCGCTTCGTGCCCTGACCTGTTATCGGCCTTGCCCGACAACATCGCGGACGGGTACGAGCGTATCGACGTCCCGGAGCCCCTGACCGCCGCCTGGCGGGCCGACGGGAAGGAGCCGATTGTCGTGCGCTGCAACGTGGCGCACCCGGACAACTACGAGCCCGGCCTGCAGCTGTACCAGATCAACGGCGTCACGTGGTTCGAGGACACCGCCCACAGCGGCGGGGCCGGGAACTCCACCTGGTTCGCCCTGGGGCGCGACGCGATCGTCGCGGCGTACCTGCCCCAGGCGGGCGGCAACGAGGCCGTGACCGCGCTGTCGGAGGTTATCGAGGAGACTATCGAGGAGACCGTGCCAGCGCGCTCGTGA
- a CDS encoding thiamine-phosphate kinase produces the protein MEGPTLGEVGELEVIRAILNAAPSTFNGDDAAVLTPAVPNSRVVVTTDMLVEGRHFTPELTTPFAVGRKAVVQNFADIEAMGARPIAAVLAFSAAPSLPLAVVSELAAGIHSMVQEYSSELVGGDVTSGGRLVISLSAVGSLGGSLPALELGRARAGQKVVAHGRIGYSAAGLALLTSGKEVPAELAELVDAYQTPALTPGRGMIARAAGATAMTDNSDGLVHDVGTIAGRSGVMVDLDGAAIAPDELLTRAGELLGVDPWSWVLAGGEDHTLLGTIEGAAPVGFRTIGTVRKGAGVLIDGSAPPYTDGWESFS, from the coding sequence ATGGAAGGTCCCACGCTGGGCGAGGTGGGCGAGCTCGAGGTGATCCGCGCGATCTTAAACGCCGCGCCGTCGACCTTCAACGGCGACGACGCCGCCGTGCTCACGCCCGCGGTGCCCAACTCCCGCGTCGTGGTCACAACCGACATGCTGGTGGAAGGCCGACACTTCACACCAGAGCTGACCACCCCGTTCGCGGTAGGCCGCAAGGCCGTGGTGCAGAACTTCGCGGACATCGAGGCGATGGGGGCGCGCCCGATCGCAGCCGTCCTCGCGTTCTCCGCCGCGCCCAGCTTGCCGCTGGCGGTGGTCAGCGAGCTAGCCGCCGGAATCCACTCCATGGTGCAGGAGTACTCCTCGGAGCTCGTCGGAGGGGACGTGACCAGCGGCGGGCGCCTTGTGATCTCACTGTCCGCAGTCGGCTCCCTCGGCGGGAGCCTGCCGGCCCTGGAGCTTGGCCGCGCCCGCGCCGGGCAGAAGGTGGTCGCGCACGGCCGCATCGGCTACTCCGCCGCCGGCCTCGCCCTGCTCACCTCGGGAAAGGAAGTTCCCGCCGAGCTCGCCGAGCTTGTCGACGCCTACCAGACGCCCGCGCTCACCCCGGGCCGCGGCATGATCGCGCGGGCCGCCGGGGCGACCGCGATGACGGACAACTCCGACGGGCTCGTGCACGACGTGGGCACCATCGCCGGACGCTCGGGTGTCATGGTGGATCTGGACGGGGCCGCGATCGCCCCCGACGAGCTGCTCACGCGGGCGGGCGAGCTCCTCGGCGTCGACCCCTGGTCCTGGGTGCTCGCCGGCGGCGAGGACCACACGCTGCTGGGCACCATCGAGGGGGCGGCCCCGGTGGGGTTCCGGACGATCGGCACGGTGCGCAAGGGCGCGGGCGTGCTTATCGACGGCTCCGCGCCGCCGTACACCGACGGGTGGGAGAGCTTCTCATGA
- a CDS encoding uracil-DNA glycosylase — translation MSLPVHESWQAPLAPVEGQIHAMGDFLRAERDYLPRGNDILRAFADPFDDVKVLILGQDPYPTPGHPMGLSFSTQPGVAPPRSLVNIYRELNDDLGVPPRGDGDLSSWAGQGILLLNRVLTVRPGKPASHRGKGWEAVTEAAIRALAARDAPLVAILWGRDAQSAARFLGDTPRIESAHPSPLSASRGFFGSRPFSRANQALVEQGARPVDWTL, via the coding sequence ATGAGCCTGCCCGTGCACGAGTCCTGGCAAGCCCCGCTCGCCCCGGTCGAAGGGCAGATCCACGCGATGGGCGACTTCCTCCGCGCCGAGCGCGACTACTTGCCGCGCGGCAACGACATCCTGCGCGCCTTCGCCGACCCCTTCGACGACGTCAAGGTCCTCATCCTGGGCCAGGACCCGTACCCCACCCCCGGGCACCCGATGGGTCTGAGCTTTTCCACCCAGCCCGGCGTCGCGCCGCCGCGCTCCCTGGTCAACATCTACCGCGAGCTGAACGACGACCTCGGCGTGCCCCCGCGCGGCGACGGCGATCTGAGCAGCTGGGCGGGCCAGGGCATCCTCCTGCTCAACAGGGTGCTCACCGTGCGCCCCGGAAAACCCGCGTCGCACCGCGGCAAGGGGTGGGAGGCCGTGACGGAGGCGGCGATCCGCGCACTCGCCGCGCGCGACGCGCCCCTGGTGGCCATCCTGTGGGGGCGCGACGCCCAGTCGGCCGCGCGTTTTCTGGGTGACACCCCGCGCATCGAGTCGGCGCACCCCTCGCCGCTGTCGGCCAGCCGGGGGTTTTTCGGGTCCCGCCCGTTCTCCCGGGCGAACCAGGCGTTGGTGGAGCAGGGCGCCCGGCCCGTGGACTGGACGCTGTAG
- a CDS encoding DAK2 domain-containing protein, which yields MTNPPLFDGSRLLSWARRCATELERRRVEINNLNVFPVPDADTGSNMSHTMAAAVAEADALSPGASARDVASALAVGSMRGARGNSGVVLSQVMRGVAQSVSDERLTGAVVAQALAAGVEFVDRAIADPVEGTVITVLRAAAAAAREAEAGGDLSSVATAARDAAREALARTPSQLPALRDAGVVDAGGTGLVILLDQLVNEVTGNDAEPGALAEHPAHPGDHVSHTAHLEVMFLFDGPLEDLEAALTEMGGTSLVVARGEGTAGKVHVHSTDAGALIEKAFSMGRVTDLRLEVLPPVPVTDLPERVIVAVTPPGSLGDLYTAAGAVTVAPGDDAVSDVLAAIRTSAAREVILLPNGLMGNAALVAVEKAARTFEQVLTVLPTVRLVSGIAALAVYDETQPLATVAFTMSEAAGEMRTAVIHRPGPRDGVVVTAYGESARFDGTAGDAVTAACARLLQHGGELVSVLFDPLQLHEPDAAELTAQLGAEVRVYPADGLGAVAEIGVE from the coding sequence ATGACAAACCCACCCCTGTTCGACGGCAGCCGGCTGCTGTCCTGGGCGCGGCGCTGCGCCACCGAACTCGAGCGCCGGCGGGTGGAGATCAACAACCTCAACGTCTTCCCGGTCCCGGACGCCGACACCGGGTCCAACATGTCGCACACCATGGCAGCGGCCGTGGCGGAGGCGGACGCGCTGAGCCCGGGGGCGTCGGCACGCGACGTGGCCTCGGCGCTGGCCGTGGGCAGCATGCGCGGCGCGCGCGGCAACTCCGGGGTCGTGCTGTCCCAGGTGATGCGGGGCGTGGCGCAATCCGTCAGCGACGAGCGGCTCACCGGCGCCGTCGTGGCTCAGGCGCTCGCGGCCGGGGTGGAGTTCGTCGACCGCGCCATCGCGGACCCCGTCGAGGGAACGGTGATCACGGTGCTGCGCGCGGCGGCGGCCGCGGCGCGTGAGGCCGAAGCCGGAGGAGACCTCAGCTCCGTTGCCACCGCCGCCAGGGACGCCGCGCGCGAGGCGCTGGCCCGCACCCCTTCCCAGCTCCCGGCGCTGCGCGACGCGGGCGTGGTCGACGCCGGCGGCACGGGCCTGGTGATCCTGCTCGACCAGCTCGTCAACGAGGTGACGGGCAACGATGCGGAGCCCGGCGCGCTCGCCGAGCACCCGGCGCACCCCGGCGACCATGTCTCGCACACCGCGCACCTCGAGGTGATGTTCCTCTTCGACGGCCCCCTGGAAGACCTGGAGGCGGCGCTGACCGAGATGGGGGGCACGAGCCTGGTCGTGGCGCGCGGGGAGGGCACCGCGGGGAAGGTCCACGTGCATTCCACCGACGCCGGGGCGCTCATTGAGAAGGCGTTTAGCATGGGCCGGGTCACCGACCTGCGGCTGGAAGTCCTGCCCCCGGTGCCGGTGACGGACCTGCCGGAGCGGGTCATCGTCGCGGTGACCCCGCCCGGATCCCTGGGGGACTTGTACACCGCCGCCGGCGCGGTGACCGTCGCCCCGGGGGACGATGCCGTCTCCGACGTGCTCGCCGCCATCCGCACCTCCGCAGCCAGGGAGGTCATTCTTCTGCCCAACGGGCTGATGGGAAACGCGGCGCTGGTGGCCGTCGAAAAGGCGGCCCGCACCTTCGAACAGGTGCTCACTGTCCTGCCAACGGTCCGCCTCGTCTCCGGCATCGCCGCGCTCGCCGTGTACGACGAGACCCAGCCACTGGCCACGGTCGCCTTCACCATGTCGGAGGCGGCCGGGGAGATGCGCACGGCCGTCATCCACCGCCCGGGCCCGCGGGACGGGGTGGTTGTCACCGCCTACGGGGAATCGGCACGGTTCGACGGCACCGCGGGCGACGCCGTCACCGCGGCCTGCGCGCGGCTGCTGCAGCACGGAGGCGAGCTCGTCTCCGTCCTCTTTGATCCGCTGCAGCTGCACGAGCCGGATGCGGCGGAGCTCACCGCGCAGCTGGGCGCGGAGGTCAGGGTGTACCCGGCGGACGGGCTCGGCGCTGTGGCGGAGATCGGGGTGGAGTAA
- a CDS encoding ATP-dependent DNA helicase RecG encodes MLGNVDGSAFGDSRPLNLVIPTKQARALHKHLGIETCGDLLRHYPRKYLHYGSGSDLSGTRDGDTISIVGDITAASTMPRGKRPIYKISVDDGRYEFGVTFFGSQYAMRVLTVGKRAMFTGKLSYYRGTPQLQHPDFVLLDGPTEATGALKQLAHFGNLEDILAGREWLPMYRATSRVSTWTIMGAVHAVLATLPEVKEPLGFTPIGFASLNRAIREIHEPGPAGPEAARARLKYDEAFAVALVMAVRRADRLAQDTAALPHVTGGYMDELLTRLPYGLTDGQTFVLGEITSDMGRPRPMSRLLQGEVGSGKTVVSLLAMLQAIDNGAQCALLAPTEVLAMQHARSLQETVMRAGLPVRVVALSGSMSAARKQDALLKIVSGEADIVVGTHALIQESVEFFRLGLVVVDEQHRFGVEQRDALRAKAGENPPHLLVMTATPIPRTMAITVFGDLEISTLRELPGGRKPIQSAVVPDFKPAWVARAWEKIREEVAAGHQAYIVCPRIDDRGGVIETAERLAATEFAGLEVGVLHGRMKGEEKDAVMGDFAAGAIDVLVSTTVIEVGVDVPNATVMLVLEAEHFGVSQLHQLRGRVGRGGNSSLCLFHTAAEEGTPAFDRISQVAATSDGFALAELDLRNRQEGDILGANQSGSRRTLRLINLVEDYDIVRRAYDDAEAYVLDHPELARRAASSLMTAVPEEWEYLDKS; translated from the coding sequence GTGCTCGGCAACGTGGACGGCAGCGCGTTCGGGGACTCCCGGCCGCTCAACCTGGTCATTCCCACCAAGCAGGCGCGCGCGTTGCACAAGCACCTAGGCATAGAGACCTGCGGGGACCTGCTGCGGCACTACCCGCGCAAGTACCTGCACTACGGCTCCGGCAGCGACCTTTCGGGCACGCGCGACGGGGACACCATCAGCATTGTCGGCGACATCACGGCGGCTTCCACAATGCCGCGCGGCAAGAGGCCGATATACAAGATCTCCGTCGACGACGGCCGCTACGAATTCGGCGTCACCTTCTTCGGCTCCCAGTACGCGATGCGGGTGCTCACCGTGGGCAAGCGCGCCATGTTCACCGGGAAACTCTCGTATTACCGCGGGACACCCCAGCTGCAGCACCCCGACTTCGTGCTTCTCGACGGCCCCACCGAGGCCACGGGGGCCTTAAAGCAGCTCGCCCACTTCGGCAACCTGGAGGACATCCTGGCGGGCCGCGAGTGGCTGCCGATGTACCGCGCGACGTCGAGGGTGAGCACCTGGACCATCATGGGCGCGGTGCACGCCGTGCTGGCGACGCTGCCGGAGGTTAAAGAGCCGCTGGGGTTCACCCCGATCGGCTTCGCCTCGCTGAACCGGGCGATCCGCGAGATCCACGAGCCGGGCCCCGCCGGGCCGGAAGCCGCCCGCGCCAGGCTCAAGTACGACGAGGCCTTCGCCGTCGCCCTCGTCATGGCGGTGCGCCGCGCGGACCGGCTCGCGCAGGACACCGCGGCGCTGCCCCACGTCACGGGCGGGTACATGGATGAGCTCCTCACCCGCCTCCCGTACGGGCTGACCGACGGCCAGACGTTCGTCCTCGGTGAGATCACCTCCGACATGGGCCGCCCCCGCCCGATGAGCAGGCTGCTGCAGGGCGAGGTGGGCTCGGGCAAGACCGTCGTCTCCCTGCTGGCCATGCTGCAGGCCATCGACAACGGCGCCCAGTGCGCGCTGCTCGCGCCGACGGAGGTGCTCGCGATGCAGCACGCCCGCTCACTGCAGGAGACCGTGATGCGCGCGGGACTGCCGGTGCGTGTGGTCGCTCTGTCCGGGTCCATGAGCGCGGCGCGCAAGCAGGACGCCCTGCTCAAAATCGTCTCGGGGGAGGCGGACATTGTGGTGGGCACCCACGCGCTCATCCAGGAGTCCGTGGAGTTTTTCCGGCTCGGCCTCGTCGTGGTGGATGAGCAGCACCGGTTCGGGGTGGAGCAGCGCGACGCCCTGCGCGCCAAGGCGGGGGAGAACCCGCCGCACCTTTTGGTGATGACGGCGACCCCAATCCCGCGGACGATGGCGATCACCGTGTTCGGCGACCTGGAGATCTCCACGCTGCGGGAGCTGCCGGGCGGGCGCAAGCCGATCCAGTCCGCGGTGGTGCCCGATTTCAAACCGGCGTGGGTCGCGCGCGCCTGGGAGAAGATCCGCGAGGAGGTCGCCGCCGGCCACCAGGCCTACATTGTCTGCCCGCGTATCGACGACCGCGGCGGCGTGATCGAGACAGCCGAGCGCCTCGCCGCAACCGAGTTCGCCGGGCTGGAGGTCGGCGTGCTCCACGGCCGGATGAAGGGGGAGGAAAAAGACGCCGTCATGGGGGATTTCGCCGCCGGGGCCATCGACGTGCTCGTGTCCACCACGGTGATCGAGGTCGGCGTCGACGTGCCCAACGCCACCGTGATGTTGGTGCTGGAGGCGGAGCACTTCGGGGTGAGCCAGCTCCACCAGCTGCGCGGGCGCGTCGGCCGCGGCGGCAACTCCTCGCTGTGCCTGTTCCACACCGCGGCGGAGGAGGGCACCCCGGCGTTTGACCGGATAAGCCAGGTGGCCGCGACCTCTGACGGTTTCGCGCTGGCGGAGCTGGACCTGCGCAACCGGCAGGAGGGCGACATCCTCGGCGCGAACCAGTCCGGCAGCCGCCGCACCCTACGGTTGATCAACCTCGTGGAGGACTACGACATTGTGCGCCGCGCCTACGACGATGCCGAGGCGTACGTCCTTGACCATCCCGAGCTGGCGCGGCGCGCCGCCTCCTCGCTCATGACCGCGGTGCCGGAGGAGTGGGAGTACCTGGACAAGAGTTAG
- a CDS encoding RsmD family RNA methyltransferase, giving the protein MNRIISGEARGRKIKVPPEGTRPTSDRAREGLFSSLQVRFGFVDQVVLDLFAGSGALGLEAASRGAEEVVLVENDARAVQVIEFNAGVVGHPRVRVEPVKVSTYLSRAPKKHFSMVLADPPYELADESVADMLRALEPALVDGAVVVVERHRESPETLWPESFTPTAQKLKKRLYGIARMDMAVFSDPERT; this is encoded by the coding sequence ATGAACCGCATCATTTCCGGCGAAGCGCGCGGCCGCAAGATCAAGGTGCCGCCCGAGGGCACGCGGCCGACGTCAGACCGGGCGCGGGAGGGGTTGTTCTCCTCGCTGCAGGTCCGTTTCGGGTTTGTGGACCAGGTCGTGCTCGACCTGTTCGCAGGGTCGGGCGCGCTCGGCCTGGAGGCGGCGTCGCGCGGTGCGGAGGAGGTCGTGCTCGTGGAAAATGACGCCCGCGCCGTCCAGGTGATCGAATTTAACGCCGGCGTCGTCGGCCACCCCCGCGTCCGCGTCGAGCCCGTGAAGGTATCCACCTACCTCTCCCGGGCGCCGAAGAAGCACTTCTCCATGGTGCTGGCGGACCCGCCCTACGAGCTCGCCGACGAGTCGGTCGCCGACATGCTGCGCGCCCTCGAGCCCGCGCTTGTCGACGGCGCCGTGGTCGTTGTCGAGCGCCACCGCGAAAGCCCGGAGACCCTCTGGCCCGAATCGTTCACCCCGACCGCCCAGAAGCTGAAGAAGCGCCTGTACGGCATCGCCCGCATGGACATGGCCGTCTTCAGCGACCCCGAAAGGACCTAA
- the coaD gene encoding pantetheine-phosphate adenylyltransferase yields MTIAVCPGSFDPVTNGHLDIFQRAARHFDEVVVLVTGNPTKTSGLFTVDERVELIERALAGAPNIRVDFWGGLLVDYTSAHNITALVKGLRSSLDYEYELPMAQMNRRLTGVDTYFLLTDEKFGYTSSSLCKEVVKYGGDVTGLVPDLVLEAMKEKYR; encoded by the coding sequence ATGACGATTGCAGTGTGCCCCGGCTCCTTCGACCCGGTGACCAACGGCCACCTTGACATATTCCAGCGCGCGGCCAGGCACTTCGATGAGGTCGTCGTGCTGGTCACGGGCAACCCCACCAAGACCTCCGGGTTGTTCACCGTCGACGAGCGCGTCGAACTTATCGAGCGCGCGCTTGCCGGCGCGCCGAATATCCGCGTGGACTTCTGGGGCGGGCTGCTGGTGGACTACACCAGCGCGCACAACATCACAGCCCTGGTCAAGGGCCTGCGCTCCTCCCTGGATTACGAGTACGAGCTGCCGATGGCGCAGATGAACCGCCGCCTCACGGGGGTGGACACGTACTTCCTGCTCACGGACGAGAAGTTCGGCTACACGTCCTCGTCACTGTGCAAGGAAGTGGTCAAGTACGGCGGCGACGTCACCGGGCTGGTGCCCGACCTCGTGCTCGAGGCGATGAAGGAAAAGTACCGGTGA
- a CDS encoding sulfite exporter TauE/SafE family protein, giving the protein MTVAALGLFAAVLVGSCLQRISGMGVGLIAAPILSLLIGPVEGVLVVNVLATVNAFLTTFTVRENVDWKKFAAIAPYLVVGAVPGALVIRAVSTDVLLVIVGVLLLIALSVVTVGKRYVPVIRGRLPAAISGAVGGFMNTLAGVAGPAITVYAQAARWEQRTYSATLQPVFMVSGAVSFAVKEFTGAANLATVDPALWVAGGVAMAGGLFLGTRIAPRVPSATARTIALGLATLGGVTALVRGVIGLS; this is encoded by the coding sequence GTGACGGTGGCCGCGCTTGGGTTATTCGCGGCAGTCCTCGTCGGTTCCTGCCTGCAGCGCATCTCCGGCATGGGCGTGGGGCTCATCGCCGCGCCGATCCTGTCGCTGCTCATCGGGCCGGTCGAAGGGGTGCTGGTGGTTAACGTCCTGGCCACGGTGAACGCCTTTTTAACCACGTTTACCGTCCGCGAGAACGTGGACTGGAAAAAGTTCGCCGCCATCGCGCCGTACCTCGTCGTGGGCGCGGTGCCGGGCGCCCTGGTCATCCGCGCAGTATCCACCGACGTCCTCCTGGTCATCGTCGGCGTGCTGCTGCTCATCGCACTAAGCGTGGTCACGGTGGGCAAGCGCTACGTGCCCGTCATCCGCGGGCGCCTGCCCGCGGCGATCTCCGGAGCCGTGGGCGGCTTCATGAACACCCTGGCGGGGGTGGCCGGTCCCGCGATCACCGTATACGCTCAGGCCGCCCGCTGGGAGCAGCGCACCTACTCTGCCACGCTCCAGCCGGTCTTCATGGTTAGCGGGGCTGTGTCGTTCGCCGTCAAGGAGTTCACGGGGGCGGCCAATCTCGCCACCGTCGATCCCGCGCTGTGGGTCGCGGGCGGCGTCGCGATGGCGGGCGGGCTGTTCCTCGGGACGAGGATCGCCCCGCGGGTGCCCAGTGCGACGGCGCGCACCATCGCGCTGGGGCTGGCCACCCTTGGCGGGGTGACCGCGCTCGTGCGCGGCGTCATCGGGCTGAGCTGA